The Vicia villosa cultivar HV-30 ecotype Madison, WI unplaced genomic scaffold, Vvil1.0 ctg.000044F_1_1, whole genome shotgun sequence genome contains a region encoding:
- the LOC131622813 gene encoding uncharacterized protein LOC131622813 yields MTEAQFSMNPFSGGYPRSQISHVARPPYPFGLYSNDKASCYPRDNVGSSRTYGDIEAFRNPVLGSHYRPSTPGNSNMGFPGRSYVDYRESQPFNYSTYGRPYVEYRVFQPEFPSPAAATPSLPPSGEPTVRPQHGGLPDNVQYSGRYACQYPKYYYP; encoded by the exons ATGACTGAAGCTCAGTTTAGCATGAATCCATTTTCTGGAGGATATCCAAGAAGTCAAATTTCACATGTTGCAAGACCACCCTATCCTTTTGGACTTTATTCCAATGACAAAGCATCTTGTTATCCTAGAGATAATGTTGGTTCCAGTAGAACTTACGGTGACATCGAAGCATTCAGGAACCCTGTTTTGGGTAGCCATTATAGGCCAAGTACGCCAGGAAACAGCAACATGGGTTTTCCTGGAAGATCTTATGTTGACTACCGTGAGTCGCAACCTTTTAATTATAGTACATATGGAAGACCTTATGTTGAATACAGAGTTTTCCAACCTGAGTTTCCTTCACCTGCTGCAGCCACGC CTTCGCTTCCCCCGTCTGGAGAACCAACAGTAAGACCTCAACATGGTGGATTACCTGATAACGTGCAGTATTCAGGGAGATATGCTTGTCAGTATCCAAAATACTACTACCCTTGA